The sequence tcagagatcatcttaaggcagccctgtttagggaaacccagccagatggacggggtagaaataatatatcatcatcatcatcatccttgaaTCACATTGTAAGGCATCAATAAATCTTCTGAGGCAAGCTGGAAATCATCCTAATTTGTACAGGACATTCCCCCAATCCAAAATTTCCTGGAAAACCAACATCCACTGGGTGCAATTAACTTCAagttctccctccaccccaccctgtcTTTCAGATTCTACCATGGAGCTCTCTACAGAAGGATACCACTATGATGATTATGAACTGAACACTACTTTCGACTACGCTTCCTTCGAAATGCTTTGCTACAAAGGTGAGGTCAGAGCATTCATCACCTCGTTCCTACCGGCATTCTACTCTGTCGTTTTCTTCGTTGGGCTCGCTGGGAATTCCCTAGTGGTGGCATTCTTCGCCTACATCAGAAAACTAAAGACCAGGGTGGATGTATACATCATGAACTTGGCGATCGCCGATTTGTTACTGCTCTGCACTCTTCCCTTTTGGGCTGCGAGTGCCGCCCACGGGTGGGTCCTAGGTATCCCTTTGTGCAAGATCACGTCCGCTATCTACACAATGACCTTTAGTGCTAGCATGCAATTTCTGGCCTGCATCAGCGTCGATAGATACAAAGCCATTGTCAAATCCCAAGCTAAATCAGGGGCCATCAACCAATGCGTCAAAACGTCTTTCCTTGTCTGGGCAGCTGCCATGTTCCTTTGCATTCCTGAACTTGTCTTTAACACAGTCATGGAGTTCAACAACAGACTTTCCTGTTTTCCCACATTTCCTCAAAGCACGGGGAACGTAATTAACATAACCATCGAAATAGCGGAAATGTTGCTGAGTTTTGCGCTGCCTTTCCTCATCATGCTGGTTTGCTACTCGGCTGTGGCCAGAACTCTCATTTCGAGCCCCAGTGTTAAAAAATGCCGGCCTCTGAAAGTTCTTGTTGCAGCGGTGTCGGTCTTCATCGTCACGCAACTGCCTTATAACATCATCAAGCTTTGGAAAGCCATTGACATTATCTACCCGCTTATTACAGACTGCAGCACAAGCAAAACCATCGATATCGTATTCCAGGTGACTAACAGCATTGCTTTGTTCCACTGCTGCCTGAACCCCATCCTTTATTTTTTTATGGGAGCCTCTTTCAAAATGCACATGGTCAAAATGGCAAAGCGTTGCGGCTACTGGAGAAGGCAGCAGAGCGCAGCGAATGAAGAAATGCCCATGGACTATGAAGATTCAGGGCAAGAAACCAGTAGCTTCACTATCTAGaaaatggggagaaggaaagcAATCCGTGTTCGCTTAAGCCAGTCAATGCCTGGCTGTGCTGGGTTGACACAGAGATCCTTGATAAAAGAACTGAATATCGACTGCGATTGCTTCACGTGGGAGGATGAAGCTGTTCCAATTGAGCAGATAGCTGGACCTAGCATACCTGCTCTCTGCTAACCTCGTTTAAATGGGCTGATCTATGCATACAGGAAATGTTGCACATTATTTCTAACATCAAATAATACAAACTAATGAAATGTTCAAGTGGAAATAAGCCTGCTTAGTAGCAAGGAGATGGAGTGAGTAGAATCACTCAATAGCTATTTTCCTAAATGCTGTTTTTTTCCTTGAGAAGCATGGCTCCGGAAAGATAGTGGCAAGCCTGTTCTTATTATAGAACATAAAATCATCCtataaagcagaggtggggaagcaCTGGACTCCACCCCCATCAGTATGGGCAACGGTCAGGGATAATGAAAGCTGTTGTTGGGCTTCAGCTTccactatccctgaccactgaccaggCCCATCTTACCCACTGAGGCTAGTGGTGCAGggtgccagggcgccaagttctggaggacgCCAGGCAACACCGAACGAGCACGCTGAGTGAGCGAGGGTGCATGTGTGCGCTGCTCCCGCTGAGCATCGGttcggttttttcccttttagcctgcaggCTCAAAATTCTGCGGGGTGCCAGAAGGCTATAAGGGAAAAAACCGAGCTGACACTTGGCAGGAGCGGCGCACGTGCCCTCGCTCGCTCGGTGTGCTGCCTGCCATGCCCACCGCGGcacgaagcagccagctgagccaggaggcgccgtgtccagcctctgcctcttccccactggagaagccgccctccagccgctgcccgcctcctccagccctaaaaaaaaggtcaactctgggaaaggggaggGCGCTGGcaggatctttgcaccacggcgcagGATATGTTTAAGACGGCCTTGCCACTGACCATACTGATGGGGGCTTATGGGAGCCAGAGTCCAACAACCCCAATGGATGAATGCTTTCCCCCAAGCCCTGCTATAAATCCTGGTGCCATTGTGCTAAGTTTTCTCCACCCAGATAATTTACATGGAACAGGAATCCAAAAAACGCATAGGATAATGGCATCAGTACATGGGGTACATGTTGCCTTGTGTTCCTGAAAGATGGAATACTAGACATGGGGATGCCATGTTCAGTTGCTGCTCAAGAATGCATCTGGATACTTATATGGACAAGAATACACCTAAACACTTATTTACACAAATATTTGTATAGTAATTTTTCGGTGGCGGGGGGAACCTTATTCCTTCATGTAATGGAATTTGAAGCGCAGGTCTTACTGGGTAGAATTTCCTAATACGATTAGAACTGTCACGTAACGACACCTACAGCATTTCCATTAAGTCACCCACAACACAAGCTTATATTTTCTTATTCCTATCGTattttattaatatatattaTGCTTCATTTTTGTATACAATAAAAGAGCTTCAACGGAAGAGAAAGGAACCATGTGTATAAAACAATCCCTGAACTACTATGGGGTTTTTTTCATAGGGGAATCTTTCAAATTCAAAATTCAGGAAGGTCCCTTATTGGCTTGCAGAAGTTTTGGGATATCACCTAATTAGCATATCATACTATTCCGATTCAAAAGATTGATACGTCTGTAGCTTCACACACTGTTAAACAACTTGTGTGTAAAATATATTCCAAAGGAGTCATTGGTTTacatcaggggttcccaaacttcagctgttgttggactacaactcccatcatccctagttagcaggacgagtgatcagggatgatgggaattgtagtccaaaaccagcttgaggcccaggtttgggaaacactggtttacatATACGCAGCACAGCGCTGAGACTCAGCAGGATTAATGTGTATTCTCCACTATTCATAGAACACTCAGTTTGAGAAGGGGCCTAGGATTCAGTTCACCTATGTGCAGGAGCAAACCTTAATGCTGGAGTCCCGTGTGACTTAATCcatagataaaatataatggactATCTAGCATGTAAATGCAAAGGCCTGTTCAAGCATGAcgccaggaaaaaaataaaagtcaTCTTTCTTAGTCCTCATGCAGTCAATACGGAAACATGGGACAGAATTCTGAGATAGAATTGACCTCAACATTCCAAGAAAACTTTGTTTTACTCACCGCTGCTCCACCACTTTTGGCCGTTGATCACATAGCTGTCTCCATCTCTCTCGAGGCTGCATTCCATATTGGTGGCATCACTCGAAGCGACACCAGGTTCTGTTCAAACAAAATACCAATCATGGCTTACTGCAGCTGGAGTAACTGAAAACAGAATTTAACTTAGCCCAATTTATCACCAAGCAGAGGTGATAGAAGCAGTATCAGTGGTCTGCAAGGAGAAAAGGCAGTCTGTCTGTCCCTACCACCCTCAGCAGATGACGTGTCTATTTATGTGGTTTTATTAtgctgctccggcaggaaggtaaacagtgttccgccagaagcagcttaatcatgctggccacatgaaccagaaaaaactgtctgcagaagtggacaaatgccggctccctcggcctgtaaagcgagatgagcactgcaaccccagagtcgtttgcgactggacttaattggcagggatccctttacctttttattatgttGCTTAATGTTCccctatgggacacgggtggcgctgcgggttaaaccacagagcctaggacttgccgatcagaaggttggcggtttgaatccccgcaacggggtgagctcccattgttcggtccctgctcctgccaacttagcagttcgaaagcacgtcaaagtgcaagtagataactaggtaccgctccagcgggaaggtaaatggcgtttccatgcgctgctctggttcgccagaagcggcttagtcatgctggccacatgacccggaagctgtatgtcagctccctcggccaataaagcgagatgagcgccgcaaccccagagtctgtcacgactggacctaatggtcaggggtccctttatttcCCCTAGTT is a genomic window of Podarcis muralis chromosome 12, rPodMur119.hap1.1, whole genome shotgun sequence containing:
- the ACKR4 gene encoding atypical chemokine receptor 4 yields the protein MELSTEGYHYDDYELNTTFDYASFEMLCYKGEVRAFITSFLPAFYSVVFFVGLAGNSLVVAFFAYIRKLKTRVDVYIMNLAIADLLLLCTLPFWAASAAHGWVLGIPLCKITSAIYTMTFSASMQFLACISVDRYKAIVKSQAKSGAINQCVKTSFLVWAAAMFLCIPELVFNTVMEFNNRLSCFPTFPQSTGNVINITIEIAEMLLSFALPFLIMLVCYSAVARTLISSPSVKKCRPLKVLVAAVSVFIVTQLPYNIIKLWKAIDIIYPLITDCSTSKTIDIVFQVTNSIALFHCCLNPILYFFMGASFKMHMVKMAKRCGYWRRQQSAANEEMPMDYEDSGQETSSFTI